ACTTCTATCTTATAATTAAGGGTTGGTTCCTACTTGCTCAACGAAATGGAGTTTTCTTATTCAATTTATCCCTTTACCTGCACTCTTTGTGAAACTACAACGCGATTCTGATGGGAGAAAAGCAGGTGTTGATGGTCAAAAACCCTCGACCAGAAAACCCCAGTGGGTTTTGTACAGTGGCCCCAAAATTTGTGACCACCGTAAAGCATGACAAAAAACCCACCTAAACCACGAAATTAAGTGGGCTTTGGATCAAGCACACCCTTAGCTATGGGGTTTGTGGTCCCACCAGTCAGTCCTACTTAACTTTACACAACTTTAccccacaggaaaaaaatcaagcacGGCTCTAAGACCAAGAGGTTGTAGGCTTAAAATAAGGGTGTTCTGGAGAGTCTTTTCAAACAGGCCCTCGGTAAGATCAGCCGCTTGCCCTTAAAAACAGACGATTTCTGGCACTTGGGGACCTCTGCTATTGATTTTTGATCCGCTGAGATGCCAGGAGTTCACCACGAACGGCTCCGGCCGAGAAGCCACcgcaggaggaaggagagctcCGAGCTCCGCTGGGAACGCGCATCCTGCAGGTTTGGGCACAGCGCTGCCAGAACAGTCTGGAAAACCTCTTGCCGGAACGGGGGCTGCGGGAGCCGCCGGGCGCCgcaacatcatcatcatcgccatcatcatcaccatcatcatcaccatcaccatcaccGTCCCCTCCCGCACTACGCGCGGCGCGCAGCGGCCGCCCCGTGCCCTCCGCGGGCCAGCGCGGGGCTCATGAGGTTCTCGGTGATGTAGGCCACGAGCAGGCAGATGAAGACGAGCATCACGCAGATGGATCCCCCCACGGCCGTCATGGCCACCACGATGTCGCGCATGGCCGCGGGCTCCACGCGGAACTCCACGCACTgcgcgggcggcgcggggcgcggcggggcgaAGCGCGGCTGCAGGCACAGGCGGTAGCGCACGCTGCCGTGCGCCTCGGCCAGCAGGTAATCGCGACACGCGGCCCCCAGCTCCACGCTGTCGCAGGGGAAGCGCGTGTAGGTGCCGTCCCAGGAGCAGTTGAGCGCGAAGCCGCGcagggcggcggcggggcgggcgggcggccccCAGTGCCGCGtgccccactgcagcagcacgCTGCCGTTCCGCAGCACGTTGGCCACCAGCGCGCCGCCCGCGGAGCGGTGGGCGCGGCACGCCCGCGCCGAGCACTGGAAGCCGCGGGCCGGCGGGCGGAAGCACAgccgcgcccccgccgccgccgccgcggcgcCATCGCCGCCCACCTTGTAGGGGCACCACGGCTCGTCGGGGTCGGCGTTGGGCTCGGCCAGCCCGAGGCACAGCAGGGcgagcagaggaggcagcaggctGGGCGGGCCGGGCATgccggcggccgccgccgcaTGGAGCCGCGGAGAGGCGCGGAGCGCGGCGCCGGTGGATGCGCGGGGCTCGGCAGCCGCCGCGGGGCCGCCAATGGAGAGGCGGTGCCGCCGTTAACTCTCGCCGGGCTGCGGAGCACCCGCCCGATGCGGCCGCTGGTGGC
This Ammospiza nelsoni isolate bAmmNel1 chromosome 22, bAmmNel1.pri, whole genome shotgun sequence DNA region includes the following protein-coding sequences:
- the FNDC10 gene encoding fibronectin type III domain-containing protein 10, which gives rise to MPGPPSLLPPLLALLCLGLAEPNADPDEPWCPYKVGGDGAAAAAAGARLCFRPPARGFQCSARACRAHRSAGGALVANVLRNGSVLLQWGTRHWGPPARPAAALRGFALNCSWDGTYTRFPCDSVELGAACRDYLLAEAHGSVRYRLCLQPRFAPPRPAPPAQCVEFRVEPAAMRDIVVAMTAVGGSICVMLVFICLLVAYITENLMSPALARGGHGAAAARRA